From Toxorhynchites rutilus septentrionalis strain SRP chromosome 2, ASM2978413v1, whole genome shotgun sequence, a single genomic window includes:
- the LOC129768706 gene encoding E3 SUMO-protein ligase ZBED1-like translates to MLNVRSYLGITGHFIHDSQLHSVLLGVVECKQSKTSEYIANLLRVCCNDWGIKNETISCVTTDLGANILGAVRMEYGERRHVPCFAHTINLIASKAVPLYKEAYAARMEPVIEEDNDDELDGVEDHCTIEVSITPEKNMIYIIKKMKTIIKFFKASETATRELRKLQLADNKKEGQCLGLVLDVRTRWNSIMAMIERFLVMAHYISRVLLVVPKTPTMLTADELSILKEICKVLHPLETVTTEMSAEKYVTISKIIPLVRLLKISYTSMQLDSAEAMSVKNSIMLHIMKYFNDVGKRKLFAVATLLDPRFKKIHFESPLTVAPAISWVGELVRTAAEESPEFEYDLRISGEPETNTTTDDLWAIHDSMVAESNRVHGDDSAGGIPIELRQYLNTTVAPRTCDPLIVWNEIRAQYPNVHKIAMQFLCNSATSVPSERLFSKAGQIMTKQRNRLSGSNLDMILFLQSIDENVWFS, encoded by the exons ATGTTAAACGTCAGAAGCTACTTGGGGATCACAGGGCATTTTATTCATG ATTCTCAACTACACTCCGTTTTGCTAGGAGTTGTTGAATGCAAACAATCGAAAACATCAGAATACATTGCGAATCTGTTGCGGGTTTGctgcaacgattggggtattAAAAACGAAACAATTTCTTGTGTAACGACCGATCTCGGTGCAAACATACTAGGGGCAGTAAGAATGGAGTACGGTGAACGACGCCATGTACCGTGCTTCGCCCACACAATCAACTTGATCGCAAGCAAAGCAGTCCCCTTGTACAAAGAAGCATACGCAGCTCGGATGGAGCCGGTCATAGAAGAGGATAACGACGATGAGCTGGATGGTGTTGAGGATCATTGTACGATAGAGGTTTCCATTACACCAGAGAAAAATATGATATATATAATCAAGAAGATGAAAACAATAATCAAGTTCTTCAAAGCAAGTGAAACAGCCACCAGAGAACTGAGAAAACTGCAGTTGGCCGATAATAAAAAGGAAGGACAATGTCTAGGACTAGTGTTGGATGTCCGAACACGATGGAATTCGATTATGGCAATGATAGAAAGATTCCTTGTAATGGCACACTATATTTCAAGGGTACTGCTCGTTGTTCCTAAAACACCAACTATGTTAACAGCAGATGAGTTGTCAATTTTGAAGGAAATCTGCAAAGTTCTCCACCCATTGGAAACAGTAACTACCGAAATGTCAGCTGAAAAGTACGTGACGATCAGTAAAATTATCCCATTGGTTCGGTTGCTAAAAATC aGCTATACAAGTATGCAGCTTGATTCTGCTGAAGCTATGTCTGTAAAAAACAGCATTATGCTGCACATcatgaaatatttcaatgatGTAGGAAAAAGAAAACTTTTCGCGGTCGCAACGCTTCTTGATCCCCGATTCAAGAAAATACATTTTGAAAGTCCTCTCACGGTGGCCCCCGCTATTTCATGGGTTG GGGAACTTGTCAGAACAGCTGCGGAAGAGTCACCTGAATTCGAATACGATCTTCGGATATCAGGAGAGCCAGAAACAAACACCACTACCGACGACTTGTGGGCGATTCATGATTCCATGGTAGCTGAAAGCAATCGCGTGCATGGAGATGACAGCGCCGGAGGAATTCCCATTGAACTGAGGCAGTATTTAAATACTACAGTCGCTCCGAGGACCTGTGACCCACTTATAGTGTGGAATGAAATACGAGCACAGTATCCAAACGTGCATAAAATAGCTATGCAATTTTTATGTAATTCAGCGACGTCTGTTCCTTCGGAACGTTTGTTCTCGAAAGCAGGGCAGATAATGACTAAGCAAAGAAACCGCTTGTCCGGTTCTAACTTAGACATGATATTATTCCTACAATCGATCGATGAAAATGTTTGGTTTTCGTAA